A single genomic interval of Halopelagius inordinatus harbors:
- a CDS encoding TIGR00296 family protein, which translates to MSEAQTVHLTYEDGARAVELARESVESYVLHGQREQPGSMRDAFYARTGAFVRIQSTRGRGRLRGCAGAYRGKDQLGHAIVDAAIQAASGDSCGSEIEQPELPNLNISVCIVCNHVLTNDPVADIELGTHGVAVDMDGQHGWLYPTIPVENGWSEEQFLTHACRKAGLPPLAWQDEDAMVTLFEGQVFRERADGGSVEEL; encoded by the coding sequence ATGTCCGAGGCGCAGACCGTACACCTCACCTACGAGGATGGGGCGAGGGCGGTCGAATTAGCGCGGGAATCGGTCGAATCGTATGTTCTTCACGGGCAACGTGAACAGCCAGGTAGTATGCGCGATGCATTCTACGCTCGAACGGGGGCATTCGTACGAATACAATCCACGCGGGGACGGGGGCGGCTACGGGGGTGTGCCGGCGCCTACCGCGGAAAAGACCAACTGGGCCACGCCATCGTGGACGCCGCCATCCAGGCCGCGTCCGGCGATTCCTGTGGCTCCGAGATAGAACAGCCGGAGCTTCCGAACCTGAATATCTCCGTCTGTATCGTCTGTAATCACGTCCTAACGAACGACCCGGTGGCCGATATCGAACTCGGCACACACGGCGTCGCCGTCGACATGGACGGGCAACACGGCTGGCTCTACCCGACGATACCGGTCGAAAACGGTTGGAGCGAAGAGCAGTTCCTCACCCACGCCTGCCGGAAGGCGGGGCTGCCGCCACTCGCGTGGCAAGACGAGGACGCCATGGTGACGCTGTTCGAGGGACAGGTGTTCCGCGAACGCGCCGACGGCGGCAGCGTCGAAGAACTGTAA
- a CDS encoding Hvo_1808 family surface protein, whose amino-acid sequence MIVTHDHVVTLLVAATLLVSGCAAPVAESNYGAWPDDPRTDRIGWESGYWYNESIDVDQSDGLNATERDAFVARTMARVERVRGLEFEESVDVDVLTRAEYREQSGGDGEAAGPGWNDQLWEALLLVGEDRTVESVFDDLYGDAVLGYYSPSEERIVVVSDAENPVIDRATLAHELMHALQYQQFDVRGAPRTLDGRLAEDGLVEGDARYVERLYEERCDGEWDCVSRPDREIPRDDFDRGVYLTIYAPYSEGPTFVRSLRDRGGWDAVDAAYANHPASTEQILHPEAYPDDRPVEVAVPDRAADPWSRFDREPVGSTVGEAPIFVMLLRRGAIPSATLERDTGAYSRYNYEANASAGWAGDAVVPYRSDGGEFGYVWATEWETKRDAAEFSAAYETALRTGLNATRAGPNTFVVEDGPYADAFRVTRRGTRVTVVNAPTRGQLDAVHERPR is encoded by the coding sequence GTGATCGTCACGCACGACCACGTCGTCACGCTTCTCGTGGCCGCGACGCTTCTGGTCTCGGGGTGTGCCGCGCCCGTCGCAGAGTCGAACTACGGGGCGTGGCCGGACGACCCACGGACCGACCGAATCGGCTGGGAGAGCGGCTACTGGTACAACGAGTCCATAGACGTAGACCAGTCCGACGGCCTGAACGCCACCGAACGCGACGCCTTCGTCGCCCGGACGATGGCCCGCGTCGAACGCGTCCGCGGGCTCGAATTCGAGGAGTCGGTGGACGTGGACGTGCTGACGCGCGCGGAGTACCGCGAGCAGTCGGGCGGCGACGGGGAGGCCGCCGGTCCGGGCTGGAACGACCAACTGTGGGAGGCGCTCCTGTTGGTCGGCGAGGACAGGACCGTCGAATCGGTGTTCGACGACCTGTACGGCGACGCCGTCCTCGGCTACTACTCGCCCTCCGAGGAGCGAATCGTCGTCGTCAGCGACGCCGAGAACCCGGTGATAGACAGAGCGACGCTGGCGCACGAACTGATGCACGCGCTCCAGTACCAGCAGTTCGACGTCCGCGGCGCGCCCCGGACGCTCGACGGCCGCCTCGCCGAGGACGGCCTCGTCGAAGGCGACGCGCGGTACGTCGAGCGACTGTACGAGGAACGCTGCGACGGCGAGTGGGACTGCGTTTCACGACCCGACCGAGAGATACCCAGAGACGACTTCGACCGCGGGGTGTACTTGACCATCTACGCGCCGTACAGCGAAGGCCCGACGTTCGTCCGGTCGCTTCGGGACCGCGGCGGGTGGGACGCCGTCGACGCGGCGTACGCGAACCACCCGGCGTCCACAGAGCAGATACTCCACCCCGAGGCGTACCCCGACGACAGACCGGTCGAAGTCGCGGTGCCCGACAGGGCGGCCGACCCGTGGTCGCGGTTCGACCGCGAACCGGTCGGAAGCACCGTCGGCGAAGCGCCCATCTTCGTGATGCTCCTCAGGCGGGGTGCGATACCTTCGGCGACGCTCGAACGCGACACCGGCGCGTACTCGCGGTACAACTACGAGGCGAACGCGAGTGCCGGGTGGGCGGGCGACGCCGTCGTTCCGTACCGAAGCGACGGCGGTGAGTTCGGTTACGTCTGGGCCACCGAGTGGGAGACAAAGCGAGACGCGGCGGAGTTTTCGGCCGCCTACGAGACGGCGCTTCGGACGGGACTGAACGCGACGCGGGCGGGGCCGAACACGTTCGTCGTCGAGGACGGGCCGTACGCCGACGCGTTCCGCGTGACGCGCCGGGGAACTCGCGTCACGGTCGTCAACGCGCCGACGAGGGGGCAGTTAGACGCCGTCCACGAGCGGCCCCGGTAG
- a CDS encoding nicotinate phosphoribosyltransferase, producing MTTFDIVGEDAIRDGSATDAYFERTETTLRHAGKNPHVVAEVTADQFSTGEYELLAGVKDAAALLEGRDVDVDAIPEGRLFDGGPVMRIEGPYLEFARFETSLLGFLSHASGVATAALDVRRAAPDSRVLSFGARHVHPSIAAMVERSALVAGVDGISHVAAGEILGHEASGTMPHALLICFGRGNQEDAWVTFDEAVDDSVPRVALCDTYSDEVDEVLRAVDALGDRLDSVRLDTTSSRRGDFRHIVREVQWMLDAHDADVEVFVSGGLGPTELRHLRDVADGFGVGGYVSNADPVDFALDIVEIEGREAAKRGKLTGAKEVYRTPEGGHRIEFRGREESADGERLLEPLLRDGELVDGVSFDVDAAAERAARDADLTAYGADDS from the coding sequence ATGACTACGTTCGACATCGTCGGTGAGGACGCTATCCGCGACGGGAGCGCCACCGACGCGTACTTCGAGCGAACGGAGACGACGCTTCGACACGCGGGGAAGAACCCGCACGTCGTCGCCGAAGTGACGGCGGATCAGTTCTCGACCGGCGAGTACGAACTGCTCGCCGGGGTGAAAGACGCCGCCGCACTCCTCGAAGGACGCGACGTAGACGTCGACGCTATCCCCGAGGGCCGCCTGTTCGACGGCGGCCCGGTGATGCGAATCGAGGGGCCGTACCTGGAGTTCGCCCGGTTCGAAACCTCGCTTTTGGGCTTTCTCTCGCACGCCTCCGGCGTCGCGACGGCGGCACTCGACGTGCGCCGGGCCGCGCCGGACAGTCGCGTCCTCTCTTTCGGCGCGCGGCACGTCCACCCCTCTATCGCCGCGATGGTAGAGCGAAGCGCACTCGTCGCGGGAGTAGACGGCATCTCGCACGTCGCGGCGGGCGAGATTCTCGGCCACGAGGCGTCCGGGACGATGCCGCACGCTCTGTTGATCTGTTTCGGCCGCGGAAATCAGGAAGACGCGTGGGTAACGTTCGACGAGGCGGTGGACGACTCCGTTCCGCGTGTGGCCCTCTGTGACACCTACAGCGACGAGGTGGACGAGGTGCTCCGGGCGGTGGACGCACTCGGTGACCGCCTCGATAGCGTCCGCCTCGACACCACCTCCTCGCGCCGCGGCGACTTCCGGCACATCGTCCGCGAGGTGCAGTGGATGCTCGACGCGCACGACGCGGACGTGGAGGTGTTCGTCTCCGGCGGCCTCGGCCCGACGGAACTGAGACACCTCCGCGACGTGGCCGACGGGTTCGGCGTCGGCGGCTACGTCTCGAACGCCGACCCGGTGGATTTCGCACTCGACATCGTCGAGATAGAGGGCCGCGAGGCGGCAAAGCGCGGCAAACTCACCGGCGCGAAGGAGGTGTACCGGACGCCCGAGGGCGGCCACCGAATCGAGTTCCGCGGGCGCGAGGAGTCCGCGGACGGCGAACGACTGCTCGAACCCCTCCTCCGCGACGGCGAACTCGTCGACGGCGTCTCCTTCGACGTCGACGCGGCGGCCGAACGGGCCGCGCGCGACGCCGACCTGACGGCGTACGGGGCAGACGACTCCTGA